In one Haloarcula sp. DT43 genomic region, the following are encoded:
- a CDS encoding thiol-disulfide oxidoreductase DCC family protein, with amino-acid sequence MSDATLVYDDDCGFCTWWADFIGQRSDLDIVGFSELDGDLLERLPDDYETCSHLVTDEDVYSCGESIETALTHTDLGEPARPLVSFLRQFEDYERLRERAYRRVAENRSKWGKVMSKTPPARRDGSD; translated from the coding sequence ATGAGCGACGCGACGCTCGTCTACGACGACGACTGCGGCTTCTGTACGTGGTGGGCGGATTTCATCGGGCAGCGGTCGGACCTCGACATCGTCGGCTTCTCCGAACTCGACGGGGACCTGCTCGAACGGCTGCCCGACGACTACGAGACCTGTTCACACCTGGTGACCGACGAGGATGTGTACTCCTGCGGGGAGTCCATCGAAACGGCACTCACGCACACCGACCTGGGCGAGCCGGCGCGGCCGCTGGTCTCGTTTCTCCGCCAGTTCGAGGACTACGAGCGGCTCCGCGAGCGTGCCTATCGGCGGGTCGCCGAGAACCGGTCGAAGTGGGGGAAGGTCATGTCGAAGACGCCGCCCGCCCGCCGGGACGGGTCGGACTGA